In Lytechinus pictus isolate F3 Inbred chromosome 17, Lp3.0, whole genome shotgun sequence, the genomic window TTTCAGCCGTGGTATAGATAAACTTTATCTGCGTAATTAAGCACATCATTTGGAAGTTTTCGCAACACTACGCAGACACTTTCTATAACGctgagaatctattgtcaaaagcccttcaaaACAATTcaagcagcctttgtcgaaaatcggtgaatcaaaacagcaatgTCGttctggactctggacaaacgacatatttgcaaacCTTCATGAGCTCCGAATATCAGGGcgatctgctgtcccggttcacctATTTTCGACAAAGTCCTCTTAGCTGTTCATAGTggtttgacgggcattttcaatagatttactacGTTGTTAGATCGGTCCCCGTTGCAATTGTTAAAACCCGCTATTCAAACATATGCAGTGAACAcattatacttaaaaaaatattgacactttgaaaaagccctgggaattaaataatatacaaaatatgggtattttttcacatatctactcgggtttgggtctcatctatccaatgaaagtaaacgTTTTGACctaatgttacacttgagtgagcactgtccatttttgtaaagctcggcTACCTCGCAGAAATCCTGTTTGCGCACAAaagctcgttttcacgctgtgtcaaggagaaagggcgaaatcaaactttccctgcgaaacatttctcttacatttcccttgcacttttagtcaattgaaataaaacggatatattcaagcattttgtaacaattttgccacccaaattgaaatttcatcacttagtaagcacaacctttacccttcttgtgccagctggatctgaggacataactgaatctgaacaaaagtttaaatCTGACATCTCCAGcgttttttcactaagttttcatcatttaaagtggatttacatttcatttttcatttaatacttgtttttccacactttttccgagcttgacaatgataaacaaaatgaaaatcaagcctaagccatttcatgtaaatcacagctcagtgtaaagcaaatatcgtcacgatggcctcggtgtgtggagCGCAATGTACTCTTTGAattgttttgggcaaggaaacaagttaaaaaaggtaaaagatatcttcaaatcaattttaccagctgaattccacgtgttcttcatgattaagatctacttttatttgtataactatttcaaagttctgcgcaaatcatttttcactaacttttccaaagtaagtggtgctcactcaagcggaaatatttttcgacagttatatcgtcatttgcttaaacggatctgtaccaatgttaaaatgtagaAAAGTCTTCAGGATTTTACaaatgtacaattttacaggatttttctaagtgtaaacttttttttaaaagcacTGTAGTGGGATTATACGATTATTATTTCaatcttattctttcttttagcTGCTTCTGCTGTGGTATCCTTAAGCTCACTTGCTTTCTCTCTCGAAAGCTACCACAATGTTCTACGAGTGTCACGAAAGGACAGACTAAACATATCTTACCTCGGAGTGACATTTCGTATTCTTTGGCGTTTGTTCACCATCACCGCCCGAGTGATCGCCATGGCGCTCTTTGCATGCATCTACGAGTGGTGGTTACTCATTGTGGCTGGCGCACACTGGTTTGTCATGACAGCTTGGCTGATATGGCAAAAGACAGAATTCCACAACGCCATGCGGGATGAGATACCTTTCGATGCAGTTGTCGGAATCATCCACATCTTCTGCTTTTTCAACATGAAGGATGGACACACTAGATACAGAGCACTTGCCTTTTACGCTGTGATATTCATTGAGAACACCATTTTACTTGTTTTGTGGTACCAGAAGCAGGAGTCAAGGGAAAAGATATATGCGATTCCAGCTTTTGGTTTTGTTTGGGGTGGATTCTTCGTAGGACTCCTCTTTATGGCATTGTACTATACTTCTTGTCATCCCACTGATGATATACTATGTTGCATACCGCCGCCATGTAGCAAAGATCACCCAATTATCGcagagaagaaagaaatcaaCGACACCCCCATACGTTTACAGAGCAGTGCTTCGTCGGAGACGAAATCCAACGCGATGCAAGCAGAAGACCCTAAACGCCATCGATACTTCTTTTCTCAGAAATGGACCCTTGATAAACCTCTTAATTCTGTCTCAAACGAATTATAATTAGATCACTGAGAATTATCTGAAATTAAATGTTCTTTTTTaacttgaaaataatttgaggTGTCTTTGTATgtgtcaatatatttttaattgattcTAATAATGATTTTACATATTGTtccaaaatcaaacaaatgtaGGGATAAAATAGAGTGATTAGTCTGCAGGAAAAAACGATATCCCAATGGGAACAATTCAAACAGGTTGGTACCAACGTATTTTgattgcggggggggggggggagggggcattcGTAATTGAATTACAGGGAGTAACGCATATATTCACACTACCAATGTCTGtcctctttattttttctctcctcCGTTTTCTTCAACTCGTCTTTCTTCTTATCAAgtcttttctcttcctcttctctttCAATAAGAGCGCTCACCCCTGCCACTATAGCGACCCACTGGCAAAGAAAATGAGATACTACGATCAATATTTGAGGGTAAcaaaaatcctttattttttccttttctacAAATCGTTTTTATTACTCCCTAACGTAATAGCTACGAACTGCCATTGTAAAATATAAATAGATGCTTATGTACAATTAATTCGTTTTAAAATATACACAAGTACTTAGTACTGGAAAATTTTGTATACGAAAGAAATACACATTACAAACAGAAAGATTAACATGAAGAGACAATCAATAACGATGATTTGGATAAATGACACAATAAAGATGTTAAACGTGTTTTTGACAAGATTTCACCATTGTCATGATTGCAGAGGAATGCCACAATACATTGGGTTATAATCATATGCACAaatgataaagaatataaaacataaagTGAATGCATATTGATCAAATCAAAGAGGCCTTTGGAGCGGTGACGTAAATAATCCAGCAGACCTCATTGGCAATCCTCCGAATGCGCCACCTTGTTTAGAATTACATCGCTTAATTCCAAGACAATCCTAACAGAAAACtctgaaataataaattaacagTTGACTCTCTGTCATCTAATGACGGATTCTATAAGGATTGACTTGACCAATCAACGAGTCGCGCGGCTTCGCCGTAACTTTACCAATTCGAAGAGGTATGGTTGGTCCCCAAACTTGTTAACTGAAGCCCTATTCTGACGGATACATGCATGTTCTCCCGGACAAAGGGGCACACCTTATTTGTGCAATTTATTCCAAATTCTCGTAATCATCGTCTAAAAACCTttccaattgtttttgtttgatcaaTATCTTCCTATCCTTTGCAGCATTATCAAAGTTAGGAGCACTAACGTCTGTAGTTTCTTTTG contains:
- the LOC129279914 gene encoding XK-related protein 4-like; amino-acid sequence: MFTEEHDDGEDSKIIPVSDISQEKTEKNNLYGVSDDKGNFTLIDALFFIVGMALYIADHVTDIVVGVQYWRRGDTLWSAMTFVFVFVPSLVLQYFSFRWFVLDTRENGKDGPKALKKPLRAWCQWLITHALQLGAIKRYWRTVKYGLRSRRDIKYYNMMIYEYRDLSMLRLLEAFMESAPQLVLQVYIMLESEEFHWLTAASAVVSLSSLAFSLESYHNVLRVSRKDRLNISYLGVTFRILWRLFTITARVIAMALFACIYEWWLLIVAGAHWFVMTAWLIWQKTEFHNAMRDEIPFDAVVGIIHIFCFFNMKDGHTRYRALAFYAVIFIENTILLVLWYQKQESREKIYAIPAFGFVWGGFFVGLLFMALYYTSCHPTDDILCCIPPPCSKDHPIIAEKKEINDTPIRLQSSASSETKSNAMQAEDPKRHRYFFSQKWTLDKPLNSVSNEL